The DNA window ATTAACTTGCAGGCATACCTAAAGGGAAGTATTGGAGCAGTAGATTTTTACCAAAAAGCTTTTGATGCTACACTTGGTTACAATGTACGAAATCCTGATGGTACATACATGCACGCTGAGATTGATTTGAATGGTCAGAATATTATTTGTATAAGCGAATCAGATGAATGGGCTGTTTCAGGGAAAAGTATGCAGTTTTGCATTACATTTGGTAGTGAAAATGAAGAAGCAGTGAAAAAAGCATATGA is part of the Proteiniborus sp. MB09-C3 genome and encodes:
- a CDS encoding VOC family protein; its protein translation is MRINLQAYLKGSIGAVDFYQKAFDATLGYNVRNPDGTYMHAEIDLNGQNIICISESDEWAVSGKSMQFCITFGSENEEAVKKAYEILKKDG